One Lactobacillus sp. CBA3606 DNA segment encodes these proteins:
- the sufU gene encoding Fe-S cluster assembly sulfur transfer protein SufU, with amino-acid sequence MTVLKLADLYQTVVLAHAQSPRHRAILPAAPAVTLRNMTCGDVLTVQLVVKADQIQAISFTGSGCTISQASASMLTVCLDQQSVAQAQARLAAFSQVITGTPITATMRQALGDAAILGTVAAFPTRIRCATLAWHAADQLLTQLVGATHD; translated from the coding sequence ATGACGGTTTTAAAATTAGCAGATTTATATCAAACGGTGGTCTTAGCGCATGCTCAGTCTCCCCGCCACCGAGCAATCTTACCGGCAGCGCCAGCCGTAACGTTACGCAACATGACTTGTGGCGACGTATTGACGGTCCAGTTAGTCGTTAAAGCGGATCAGATTCAGGCTATTAGCTTTACTGGCAGTGGCTGTACCATCTCACAAGCCTCCGCCAGTATGTTAACGGTGTGTTTGGATCAACAGTCGGTGGCCCAAGCGCAAGCAAGGCTCGCCGCCTTTTCACAAGTGATTACGGGGACGCCAATCACCGCAACCATGCGACAGGCCCTGGGTGATGCCGCAATTCTGGGCACCGTCGCCGCCTTTCCAACTCGGATTCGGTGTGCCACTTTAGCTTGGCACGCCGCGGACCAATTATTGACGCAGTTAGTGGGTGCAACTCATGACTGA
- a CDS encoding SufS family cysteine desulfurase, translated as MKLNYRADFPILATQLNGAPLTYLDNAATSQKPQAVIQAITAYYTTSNANVHRGNYTLAATATAQYEAVRDQVAALIGAPQRETVFFTRSTTESLNWVAQTYGEQVIKAGDEIVVTMMEHHSNLVPWQQLAQRHGACLKVIGLTTTGELDWNDAVKKITTRTKIVAVAHVSNVLGVTNPIQQLATLAHQNGAIIVVDGAQAVAHQPVNVQALDVDFYAFSGHKVLGPTGVGVLYGKLALLTQLTPVQFGGEMIDQVTWAQTTWAEIPQRFEAGTPNISGVIGLGAAVTYLQQVGFTAIQAQERQLTAHLLAGLAALPATVYGPTTVAKHGPVVAFNLPGVHPHDVATGLDLAGIEVRAGQHCAQPLMQALHTTATVRASMMFYNTLAEVDRLLATLVTVKEFFEK; from the coding sequence ATGAAACTTAATTATCGTGCTGATTTTCCTATTTTGGCGACCCAACTCAACGGTGCTCCCTTAACGTATCTTGATAATGCGGCCACGTCGCAAAAGCCCCAAGCGGTTATTCAGGCAATAACGGCTTACTATACAACAAGTAATGCTAATGTTCATCGGGGAAATTACACGTTAGCGGCGACGGCGACCGCCCAATATGAAGCTGTGCGTGACCAAGTGGCAGCGTTGATTGGCGCCCCACAACGTGAAACGGTCTTTTTTACCCGGTCAACCACGGAAAGTCTAAATTGGGTGGCCCAAACCTACGGCGAGCAAGTCATCAAAGCGGGGGATGAAATCGTCGTGACCATGATGGAACATCACAGTAATTTGGTGCCTTGGCAGCAATTGGCCCAGCGGCATGGTGCCTGTCTTAAAGTGATCGGTTTGACGACGACGGGCGAACTGGATTGGAATGATGCCGTTAAAAAAATCACAACACGGACGAAAATTGTGGCTGTCGCGCATGTCTCAAATGTCCTCGGGGTCACTAATCCGATTCAACAATTAGCAACTTTAGCACATCAAAATGGGGCTATCATTGTGGTTGATGGGGCGCAAGCCGTCGCCCATCAACCGGTGAATGTTCAAGCACTAGATGTGGACTTCTATGCGTTTTCGGGTCATAAAGTATTGGGTCCAACCGGGGTAGGCGTGTTATACGGCAAGCTCGCCTTACTCACTCAATTAACGCCGGTTCAATTTGGTGGTGAAATGATTGACCAAGTGACTTGGGCGCAAACCACGTGGGCTGAAATACCGCAGCGTTTTGAAGCGGGGACCCCGAATATTAGTGGGGTGATTGGATTAGGTGCAGCGGTGACCTATTTACAGCAGGTTGGCTTTACGGCAATTCAAGCGCAAGAACGGCAATTGACGGCCCACTTACTGGCGGGCTTAGCGGCCCTGCCTGCGACAGTCTATGGTCCAACGACGGTGGCTAAGCATGGCCCGGTCGTGGCTTTTAATCTGCCGGGGGTCCATCCACACGATGTGGCGACTGGCTTGGATTTGGCTGGCATTGAAGTCCGAGCTGGTCAACACTGTGCGCAGCCGTTGATGCAAGCGTTGCATACCACTGCAACCGTGCGAGCTAGCATGATGTTTTACAATACATTAGCTGAAGTTGACCGTTTATTAGCAACCTTAGTCACGGTGAAGGAGTTTTTCGAAAAATGA
- the sufD gene encoding Fe-S cluster assembly protein SufD yields MAKSNLLSRVQQYSRAQLEPAWLLALRTQAVTAALKLPAPRFEKIAYADWSLFESAAPSQTEVAAPMGPLATLGRTQQFYAVGATTIQLTLPIAALRQGVILSDLRSAIRTHGDLVKPYLARTMAVDEDKFGAWNTALMTNGFFLYIPANVQLEEPIEILQLVDQRQPAHVVQRSLLITSSGAHVKVVQRLQSLGTQPTTVHHLVEVVAAANSQVEFAGLDELNTAATAYISRRGVVAPDAQLDWELAEMNAGRIIGDFKTTLNGQGAQATVKTIAVANGQQTQGLNTRVTNVGPQTVAQIVQRGVILAQATLIFNGIGHIVKGAHGAQANQENRLLMLTSTARGDANPILLIDENDVEAGHAASVGRVDEQQLYYLMSRGLPRAVAERLVIRGFLAGVITGLQSSQLQTALMALIERRLTDET; encoded by the coding sequence ATGGCAAAATCTAATTTACTTAGCCGTGTCCAACAATATTCACGTGCACAACTAGAACCAGCTTGGTTATTGGCCCTAAGAACTCAGGCCGTTACCGCCGCGCTAAAATTACCAGCGCCGCGTTTTGAAAAAATCGCATATGCCGACTGGTCATTATTTGAGTCGGCGGCTCCGAGCCAGACCGAGGTTGCCGCTCCCATGGGGCCCTTGGCAACTTTAGGGCGGACGCAACAATTTTATGCTGTTGGGGCAACCACAATCCAGCTCACCTTGCCAATCGCAGCCCTGCGCCAAGGGGTGATTCTGTCAGATTTAAGGTCGGCCATTCGAACCCATGGTGATTTAGTCAAGCCGTATTTAGCACGGACGATGGCGGTTGATGAGGATAAGTTTGGCGCTTGGAATACGGCACTCATGACCAACGGCTTTTTTCTTTACATTCCTGCCAACGTTCAACTTGAGGAACCGATTGAAATTCTGCAACTCGTTGATCAGCGGCAGCCAGCTCACGTGGTGCAACGGAGCTTACTGATTACTAGTTCGGGTGCTCACGTTAAAGTTGTGCAGCGTTTGCAGTCGCTTGGAACCCAGCCCACGACGGTTCACCATTTAGTGGAGGTTGTAGCGGCTGCCAATAGCCAGGTGGAATTTGCCGGTTTGGATGAGTTGAATACGGCTGCGACAGCGTATATCAGTCGGCGCGGTGTCGTGGCGCCAGATGCGCAATTAGATTGGGAGCTGGCCGAAATGAATGCCGGTCGCATCATTGGTGATTTTAAGACAACTTTGAACGGCCAAGGTGCACAGGCGACGGTCAAAACGATTGCTGTTGCCAATGGTCAGCAAACCCAAGGCTTAAATACGCGGGTCACTAATGTTGGCCCACAAACTGTCGCCCAAATTGTGCAGCGCGGGGTTATTTTAGCGCAAGCCACGTTAATCTTTAATGGGATTGGTCATATTGTTAAGGGGGCGCATGGTGCCCAAGCGAATCAAGAAAATCGACTCTTGATGTTGACCTCAACTGCGCGTGGTGATGCCAATCCAATTTTATTAATTGATGAAAATGATGTCGAAGCGGGGCATGCGGCCAGTGTCGGTCGGGTCGATGAACAACAGTTGTATTACTTAATGAGTCGTGGCCTACCACGCGCCGTCGCCGAACGATTGGTGATACGCGGCTTTTTAGCCGGGGTCATTACAGGGTTGCAGTCGTCACAGTTACAAACGGCGCTCATGGCGTTAATTGAAAGGCGGCTAACTGATGAAACTTAA
- the sufC gene encoding Fe-S cluster assembly ATPase SufC: protein MSTLVIKDLKVTVTENDQERLILTGVNLTMTTGETHAIMGPNGTGKSTLAATIMGDPAYHVVSGQVQLDGQDLLTQTVDQRARAGLFLAMQYPAAIKGITNMAFLQAAINARRPKNQPLAVTAFLAQLESNLALLNMPSAMAERYLNAGFSGGEKKRNEILQLLMIQPKFAILDEIDSGLDIDALQVVAKGVNSMRSPDFGTLMITHYQRLLDYIVPDFVHVMMGGKIVKTGDATLAKTLEAEGYAGLRDDLGLTVTLTDDEN from the coding sequence ATGTCCACTTTAGTGATTAAGGATTTAAAGGTAACTGTGACAGAAAATGATCAGGAACGCTTGATTTTGACCGGCGTTAATCTAACGATGACTACTGGTGAAACGCATGCAATTATGGGCCCTAATGGGACTGGTAAATCAACTTTGGCAGCGACGATTATGGGGGATCCGGCTTATCACGTGGTGAGCGGACAAGTGCAATTAGATGGTCAAGACTTATTAACGCAAACGGTGGATCAACGGGCGCGGGCAGGCCTTTTTTTAGCGATGCAATATCCTGCGGCAATTAAAGGAATCACAAATATGGCCTTTTTACAGGCGGCCATCAATGCGCGGCGACCCAAAAATCAGCCATTGGCGGTAACGGCCTTTTTGGCGCAATTAGAGTCGAACTTAGCTTTGCTTAATATGCCGTCAGCAATGGCCGAACGCTACTTGAACGCCGGTTTTTCGGGCGGTGAGAAGAAGCGCAATGAAATTTTACAGTTATTAATGATTCAACCTAAATTTGCTATTTTAGATGAGATTGATTCCGGCTTGGATATTGATGCATTGCAAGTAGTTGCAAAAGGGGTTAATTCCATGCGAAGTCCAGATTTTGGGACGTTAATGATTACCCATTATCAGCGGTTGTTGGATTATATCGTTCCAGATTTTGTTCATGTGATGATGGGCGGCAAAATCGTTAAAACCGGTGATGCCACGTTAGCCAAAACTTTAGAGGCTGAGGGCTATGCCGGTTTGCGTGATGACTTAGGCTTAACGGTGACGCTAACGGATGATGAAAACTAA